A stretch of DNA from Electrophorus electricus isolate fEleEle1 chromosome 18, fEleEle1.pri, whole genome shotgun sequence:
atagcgctttttacaagaGCTGTcggcacaaagcagcttttacaCATGTCCAAGCCTCGAGttagcaagccaagggcgacaacGACAAACTCCCCCAGGGCACAAGGAAGAAACCTTCAGAAGAGCCAagggggggggcaggggtgAGCATGCTCCTCTGGTTGACAACCGCTaccacaatataaacaataaggagcagaataagtggGCATAGAGAATAATAAGAGTGTCataatgagagggagagagagagagagacatgcaaaataaacaagtaaaaataCTTCAGGGTAATGCCCAAACTTATTAAACATGAGTATTTTTCTCAAACGAGGGTACTTTTCCAGTATTGCTCTTACCAATGTGCCATTAGAGAAGGTGCAGGAAGCTGCAGCAATATGTCAGCAATACAGGGTAGGCACAGCCATTcaagggaatgtgtgtgtcacaccGAGCAAGCCCACTCTGGATATTGACCTGTTCCATTATGGCTGCCCCACTAATGAGCCAGTGGAATAAGTCTGTACAGGCAGTATCAGTCCATGCTTAAAACTCCACACTATCCATATGTGAACGGAGGGCCTATATAGCTTGCATtaagcattttgtaaatgtgcTGTGTAGTTGCAGGTCTAACAgaagcattttgtaaatgtgcTGTGTAGTTACAGGTCAGTTAAACACCAGGGAGAgcaaaatccaggactggattAAGACTCCAGGGCCAGATTTAAGTACAGTACAACTGGATTAAATTACCGAAGACACCACGTGAATATGCgtgaaaataaatacttttagcCTACTTAATCAGATAAACTTTAGGTAATAGCATGCCCAGTGGGACTAATTCGAGTCAAACATTTTTAGAAGACAAATGATCAATAGTTTAAATAGTAAACTATTGGCAAAATGAAAACCTTTGCACTTTGACTGTCTACCATTTCACAGTCAAATACTGCCACCATGTGGCTGTCCCTTGTATTATTATACTGCGGTCAACTGAGGGCGCTATTCTCTCCGTCCTGAGAGGTCAACCAGCTTTCTTTTCAATTCGCCTGTTCAAAACTACAATGGGTAACAGCTACCTGAACATGTCCGTTCTTAATTCCGGTACAGTACATTTCGGTATATGACCAAGTTATCCATGGAAAAATGTCTGAtaaagaaacagctttgtttaaaaagaaaccTCTCAACGCTTGTTTGCATATTTGATGGTGCCTCTAGGCTCCAAAATCATATACGATTTAAAATGTGACTGAGCAAAAAATATTATAACCATACTGGGCAAATGATGAgttccaaagaaaaaaaaattcataaagAATTTCGAAGTCCTTTGAATGAACTATATGATaacaattttgaaaatatttttatacaataaAGTGCAAACATACCAGAAAATGAGAATTATAATAGGAAATATAATCACTGGTCAAATGatgaattacaaacacaaaatgcctTATAGTATGCCACATTTGTTTAATAGACATTTGGAAGTACTTTACACAATATAATTTAATCATTATATTATCAGATgacattgaaaaatatttacagtaaagtGCACTGCTCAgtggattaaaaataaatatttactaaaaACACTGGAGTAATGGAGAAAAACGGAAAACTTTGAAGTTCTTGCACCATCACTGGGATGGATTCAACAGATGATATTGCTTTACACACATTAGTAATGAACATGACACCTGCTCTAGCTTGCAGCTGGAAATCACAGTTTGAGAGGTCGTGCCCTTTGATCCCTCCCTGAGTGTGGTAAAGCTCGAGATCTGCTTCACGgcaaaccaaccaacaaaccaaccaaGCCAATCAGGTTGACATTATATGTGTTCAGGAAGTATAACTGGTAGAAGCTTATTACCAAAGTCTGCATGATAATGTTGGCTGAGTCCTAAATAAGGCAGAAACGACctggaaaatgaaatattgcTCTTCTCCATATCCTCCTGAGACCTAACTTGTGTATCTTTGGTTACTCCTATCTTTCTAACACTAGCACCTTTATCTATGAAAACTAAGCAGTGTCAGGTAGTTGTTTGCTGTTCTTGTATAAGGCCACATGGTGTTGTGAGATTAAGGCCTCTTTTACCTCTTTGAATGTGTGGACATGCAACAGCTACAAGGCTTGCTGCTTGACTTACAATGCCTGTCCTAAACCTTGCACCAAGCCTTGTTCTACCCTTTATTACTGGAGCAACATGGTAGTAGGATTTGAACATTTCTGTTGTCACAATGGTACAGTGAGACTTACTGTTCAGTCATAGATCTGCTCAGTTTCGTGTGCAGTGCCCTCTaccaaactaaactaaacaagcCATGTTAAATTACACATCATTGTGTTGGATCATAGTGTGAATGCAGGAGGGGTTCTGTTTCagtttgcgtatgtgtgtgaaggcctCTCAGGGAATTTACAATTAGAGGCCCACCTTTGAAAAGCCTGCTTAGATCCAGTTGGCATCAGTTCGCAAAAAAAGCTTCACTTGTTGGATTACAGCCACTGGTCCATGTGACATTGCAGTCCTCTCTGAACCTCTGGGCTTTGGTGCCCAGGCTGGAGCAAAGACTTCTGCCTCTAAGGTTCAGTCAGGCTCCTGGAGGGCATGTTATTAAAGGTCTCTATCCTGGGTGTACAGCTAGTGAAATGTGCCGCCGTGTTGTCTGAGTCCAGAACAGCGTAGGGGCACAGGACGTCAGTCTCGAACTGCAACAGCTGCCCCATGAACGCCAGGTTTGGAGAAATGACCTGACGCCTTCGCTTGACAAAGTCGAAAGCCTCGTCCAACCGCACACGTTGGGCATGGATCAGGTATGCCAGGCAGATGGTGGCAGAACGGGAGATGCCAGCCTGGCAGTGCACCAGAACACAACCGCCACTCTCCTTCACGGAGTCTGAAAAAGGGTCAAAGAGGAGAAGGGAGTTAATTACATCGTTGCTTTCCCAAAGACAAAGCAGATCAAAGCTATCTGTCCAGTAACGCAAAGGTTACCAAAATAGCGGCGTTGTGGCACTCACCAATGAATTGGATGGCCTCGGGGAAGAGCACGCGTATATCCGCGGCGAGGCTGTCCTCCACCCGCAGCGTCATGTAACGCAGCTCCTCTTCGAACAGGTTGGGACAGGACGAGGAGACGTTGAGCACCGCTGTGATGCCGCAGCGCTCCAGCGTCTCTCTTCGCGACGAGTGATGCGCGCTGCCCAGAAAAAGGAAGGGCAGGATTTCCACCGGACCTCCCTGCGAGTTCAAACGTAAGGATTTGACTGTGTTTTTACGGTCCGACTTCATTAGTTCACCATGTTATTCTCCTCCGGTTCATTTTTTACGACTGTATTGTAAAGATGTTCTATGATTGGTATTCCgtattaattttatttggttGCACATAATTTGGTTGGACTTAAGACTTATTTAAGGAACATTTTATTCTGATACGTTTTCGTCAGTGTTCGGCGTATTAAATGACCTGCAAAATTCGTAGATGTAGAATATATGCAAGAAGTGAGTCTAAGATTGTcgaacatttatttcaaaattctCTCTCGTTTATTCAAAATGAACTCCTCAGGTTTAGTTCCTGTTCGGTTCCCAGAGCGATACACTTATATCCCTTCACTCCGACTGTACAACTGTACCTGGTCATAGAGGGGAGTCGTTCTGCCAGATATCACCGGCTCCGAGTCACTGAGAGCGGGGTGATTTTGCGAGTTGAAACAGAGATCAGGATAAGCCGCCAAAAAGCCATCAAATCCACCTAAAAATCgttaattaaataaattgacgcgatattaaaatattacactaaTAAACCTTTGCAGAGATGTAGGCACTCAAGAATGAAAACAACCTGAGATTAATTCACTGAGAAGCTAGAATATCATAGATACTATAAATTCCGTTCTAATTAGGTCTAAGCGCATAAAtcaattcattttaattgtcGTATTTAGGAGACCATGTGGCCTAGTTTGCCAAAACAGTTATGCAATTAAATAATCgttgtttcatatatatatatatatatatatatatatatatatatatatatatatatatatatatatatatatatatatataaacacattttacattatgcTGAAacaaagattatatatatatgagtgaaAACCAAAGCTGGAGAATATCTTACCTTGTAGGAAACAAATCTGCGTGGTGGCCGACTGGACCTCTAAGTGTAGCGCGCTGATCAGGAGACAGGCCAGACTCTCGCTCTTTAGCTCTCCGACGGAGCGACTCTTGTCGTCCAGCACCACTATAGGCGAGAAGTCCCCGCTCCGCAAGCGGCCCAGGAGGGACTTGTCTGCCACCAGCCACTCCAGGCACACGACGGAGCTCTTAGACCTGCGCCGCAGCATGGAGTTCCAGTTCACGTTGTGGGAGTCGCGAATGTGCGCCCTGGAGAAGCCAAGGAATGGCCTGCAGTCCAAGACGACGCATCGTTTAGAGCCGAAGAACTCCGGCGGACGAGTCCGGAGAATCTGCACCAGTTCTCCACCTGTGATCACTAGATGGTCAACCATCCCCATGGCCTCTATATGTACCTGTAGTAAGTGTGGCTGACGAATAAGTGTTCTGTAGTAAGTGTTCTGACGAATGCCCAAGGCTtgtaggttttgttttgttctccaCGCAGCTCCACAGCGTACACTGTCAACGcgttttaggttttttttttttaaaaaaaaggttttggtttCTAgatattttcctttaaaaaaaagcaatagaaAAATATAACGAAAATCCACTCTAatgttgtatttaaaataatttctttacatATGCTATCTAGAACCGCACGTTTTTTATTATGTGAATGTGTAATGTCAGTTTGAAACTTCCCTATTGTTACCCTACGTAAGTCTCCTGCAGCGGAGCGGTGAGTGCGCTCTTTTGTACGCaccacagccccgccccctttccCCCCGCTAAGGACAAACGTCATAGACGGAAACCCCATATATGGTCATTCAGCGTCAACCGGTATACCATATTGGGACTTTGACGCGCACGCGCTCCTATTCCCTTAGGCACGTGGTGGCTGGGTTACCCCCGTGTTTTTTCATTGTGTGACGTATGTTGCAGCTACACAGCAACCGCTCCATgtactcactcacactcactcactctctctctctctctctctctctctcacacacaaacacacacacacacacacacacacacacagtgggtctCGGTGTCTGTTCTGCTACACCTCCGTGGACCAAGAAGCAAATATGAAAGCTGCTACCACTGAATCACACATGAGTCACTGTGTTTGATGCTGTGACACTAACGTGTAAACACATATGgatcatgcttgtgtgtgtgtgtgtgtgtgtgtgtgtgtgtgtgtgtgtgtgtgggcacaatGCATCTACAGCATTTTTCCATGCAGGTGCAGAAACGTGGGCATGAGTGTATATAAAATGACGTTGCACATTAgaacaaaagtttaaaaagtagggaaaaaaaaatctcgaaTTTTTCCTACATTTGTTCCATGTGTTCTCTTTAACCATGGACTGTAGACACATATCGTGAACAGAGACCGTTGGTTGTTCATGAGATGGACAAATTGAACAGCAGAAGCAATTACACCACTAGCCTTGCTGCTGAAATCAGCCCACTGAGTTTACAAAACATCCTTTCTGCCCGTACAAACCGTTCTCGCGAATAAACAGATCAGCATGGCGACAAACCATTCagaaaggaaatgtaaaaataatagcAACTGTGAGCTGTGAATTTGCAGTTACAGGGGAATTAAATAGGTAGGCAGGAGAAGCTAATCTTGTACAGCAATCTGTAATCTGAGGTCACGGCCTCAAAGAACGTGCCAATGTCATTACAGGCTTTTAATGAGTTTactgaagaggaggatgaagaccATGGGTCATCTAGAGTACCATGTAATCTTCCAAACTGAACTGTCTTCTGTTAAGATGAATTTACTTGTATGTAACATACTTTGTTCCACATGCACCCATGACCTATGTTTAGGCATCGTGCGATGACAGTACTTCAGTGccataaaatgaacaaaaggcAATAATGCATGATATGAATGcacaataataattacaaatattacacaaaGCAAATGACCATGAGGTCAAGCGCTGGTACCAAGGCTTCAATATCAACTTTAACTGACCTGACATTAACAACCCCCAGACTTATTGCACTTGTTTCTGGGCTGAAGCCTTGGTGAGTATCTCCTATGACCAATAGTATACAGTGCCACCAGAAACAAATCATTATCTATATTGCTAAGAGGATTTATGTAGACACCTCTTGCAGTCAAACATTGTAAAATGATGCGCCATCACTTTTTACTGTGGCCAGCCACTCTGACTATAAACTGTCTGAAACATTCGACAACAGTCGACCGGACAGCAGGTTTAAACAGCAGCAGATGGGATGGTAGCTTCCTGCCATGTTATATATCCAGCACAATAATGCTGGTGGCACCTTACTGCTTCTCGCCCGCTAGAATCCAGTATCATCCTCTCATCTCTCACCTCTGCTGAGACTCTTTCAGGGCAGGGGTGGTATAGCTTATTATCACGCTGCTGTGTTAGATAACTGGGGAAATGTTTTGGATCCAGCGCAGCAGGGTGAACACCCTCCTGCTCCGGTACGTTCCCACGTCACAGACGACCTCCGACCCTAATGACCCACACAGCCTTTTTGACGCAGCCAGTCCCTCACCGCTACTCCTGCGGGAAACGTCCGCTCACTATGCGTTCCTGCCCTGCTTTATGGCTGGGTTGTTGCTG
This window harbors:
- the dusp2 gene encoding dual specificity protein phosphatase 2, yielding MGMVDHLVITGGELVQILRTRPPEFFGSKRCVVLDCRPFLGFSRAHIRDSHNVNWNSMLRRRSKSSVVCLEWLVADKSLLGRLRSGDFSPIVVLDDKSRSVGELKSESLACLLISALHLEVQSATTQICFLQGGFDGFLAAYPDLCFNSQNHPALSDSEPVISGRTTPLYDQGGPVEILPFLFLGSAHHSSRRETLERCGITAVLNVSSSCPNLFEEELRYMTLRVEDSLAADIRVLFPEAIQFIDSVKESGGCVLVHCQAGISRSATICLAYLIHAQRVRLDEAFDFVKRRRQVISPNLAFMGQLLQFETDVLCPYAVLDSDNTAAHFTSCTPRIETFNNMPSRSLTEP